From one Pecten maximus chromosome 8, xPecMax1.1, whole genome shotgun sequence genomic stretch:
- the LOC117332994 gene encoding actin-related protein 2/3 complex subunit 3-like has product MFITPLTTWRSKVEGRITQSTTMPPHHSQFLNPPKLVGNMALCPLRTNFKGPAPQDASDFDIVDEGIYYFKANIFFRNYEIKSEADRTLIYITLFISECIKKLQRCTSKKQAHKDMHTLGLKKYPIPGESGFPLNGLYAKPSRSDEETMRSYLQQIRQETALRMCEKVFESDSDKPSKWWTCFVKRKFLEISLSPPGQ; this is encoded by the exons ATGTTTATAACGCCACTAACCACGTGGAGGTCAAAAGTCGAGGGGCGGATCACACAGAGCACAACAATGCCG CCTCATCATTCCCAGTTTCTCAACCCGCCCAAATTGGTAGGGAACATGGCACTGTGTCCCCTGAGAACAAATTTTAAGGGGCCTGCTCCACAAGATG CAAGTGATTTTGATATAGTGGACGAAGGGATTTATTACTTTAAAGCCAACATTTTCTTCAGGAACTATGAAATAAAG AGTGAAGCGGATCGTACCCtgatttatataacattgtttatatcCGAGTGTATCAAGAAATTACAAAGG TGTACGTCCAAGAAACAGGCCCACAAAGATATGCATACCTTGGGACTGAAGAAGTACCCTATTCCAGGAGAATCGGGGTTCCCCCTCAATGGTTTATATGCCAAACCATCTCGCAGCGACGAAG AGACCATGCGGTCATACCTTCAACAGATCCGACAGGAGACGGCACTCCGTATGTGTGAGAAAGTGTTCGAGTCCGATTCAGATAAACCAAGCAAG TGGTGGACGTGTTTTGTGAAAAGAAAATTCTTGGAAATCAGTCTTTCGCCGCCTGGACAATAA